The following nucleotide sequence is from Kiritimatiella glycovorans.
CGAACACTGCGGCCGCTCTCTAGCCGATCAATCCGTCGAGGGCATCGAAAAGCGTCAAGTCCATGACCTGCCACCCCTGCGGCTGATCGTCACCGAGCACCAGGCTGAAACCAAAACCTGCGCCTGCGGCCATCTGAACAAAGCCGCGTTCCCCGAAGGGGTCAACGCTCCCGTGCAATACGGCGAGGGGATCAAGGCTGCGGCCGTGTACCTGAAGAACTATCAGTTCCTGCCCTATGACCGAACCTGCGAACTGCTGAATGACTTCTTCGGCTGCCCGATGAGCGAAGGCACGCTCTGCAATATCATCGCCCAATCCCACACGTTGGCCGCCGACCCCGTCGAGAAGATCAAGGAGTTGATCGAGCAGGCCGCCGTGGCACACTTCGACGAGACCGGCTCACGGGTAGACGGCAAGCTGTGGTGGCTGCATTCGGCCTCGACCGCACAGGCAACCTATTATGACATCCATCGCAAACGCGGCCGCGAAGCGATCGATGAGATCGGCATCCTGCCCGACTTCCTCGGACGCGCCGTTCACGACTTCTGGAAACCGTACTTCGGCTACGACTGCCTCCATGGCCTCTGCAACGCCCATCACTTGCGCGAACTGATCTTTGCGCATGAGCAGCACCAGCAGGACTGGGCCGACCACATGATCGACTGCCTGCTCGACATCAAAGAGGCCGTCGATCTCGCCAAACAGTCGACCGATCATCTTGACCGGCGGCAGCTACACACCTTCGAAGCCCGCTACCAGCAAGTCCTCGACGAAGGCTACGCGCAGAATCCGCTGCCGCCGTTGCCGCGCAACGCGAAGAAACGACGGGGCCGCCGCAAGAAGACCAAAGCCCGTAACCTGCTCGAACGGCTCGACGAGCACCGCGATGAAGCGCTTGCGTTCATGTACGACTTCAACGTGCCCTTCGACAACAATCAGGCTGAGCGCGATCTACGCATGATGAAGGTGCAGCAGAAAATCTCGGGCATGTTCCGAACCGAGGATGGCGCCCAAGCCTTCTGCCGCATTCGAAGCTACATCTCAACCGCCCGCAAGAATGCCGTCGGCGCTATGGATGCGCTGACCCGCCTGTTCAGCGGAAACCCCTTCGTTCCGGCGCTCAATACCTCGTAGCCTCTGCCGCGGATGAACGGACCTCGCCGATCCTACTCGCACTCGCCCCCTCGCAAATCCAGGCGGAGCCATCCCGACTTGCCGCCATCGTCTCGATCCCGTATAGCCCATCTGGAATCGGCTAACGATAACGGGCGACGAGAACGGCTCACGAGTTGGAAGCGCCTATCGTCGACCGCTCTCGTCGCCCGTTATCGTCAACCGTCCTCTGGGAGAGGGGTACCTGAGTAGTCACATAAATTTGCATGTCCAGGACTATCCCCGGTTTTTCGCAGGGAATTGAGGGAACGCCCCTGCAGGACGGCAAAAGAGGCAAAATAGAAGTGGAATAGAGTGGTCTCCAAGTGACACCATCAAAAGATGGAGGTGACAAAACAAACACAAGGAGACCGTCAGGGACCGTACCCGAAGCGCGCTGAAAATCCGAGACCAGATCGGGAAATTTATGGGGATATTTTATCCCCACTTTTCGAAACCGAAACAGCGGTTCATAGAGCAAATGATCTTCGGGCTGCTGGCGGGCAAGGATGTGAAGCTGAGCACCCTATCGCGTAAGCTTGATGAGCCGGTCCAATTAAAGAAGACCGAGGCGCGGTTGTCTCGCCACCTGAACGCCCCGGGTATGGATCAGGCGATCAACAAAGAGATCGCATCCTCCGCCTCGCGCAAGATACACAAAGACACGCTGATCATTCTGGACCCGAGTGATATCCGGAAGAACTACGCCGAAGCGATGCCCTTTCTTGGCCGGGTGCGTGACGGCAGCACGGGGCAGATCGTCAACGGGTACTGGAGCTGCCTGGCCGTGGCCTGTGAAGTGGGCAAGCGCCGCATGCTGCCGCTGCATCATCGCCTGTGGTCGGCCGAAGCTCCGGACTTTATCAGTGAGAACCACCAGTTGCGGGAGATCATCAACATGATCAGCCGGGCGGTCTCTAGACGAGGCATCTACGTGATCGACCGCGGCGGCGACCGCTGCAAGATCTATAACCACCTTCTCCGTAATCATTGGCGATTTATCATCAGGCTGACGGGCAGCCGCCATCTGCGCTATCGCGGCAAGAACAGCCGGGCCCTGGATCTGGCGGAGAGTTGCCCCATGCTCTATCGCGATCAGCTCGTCAAAGAGACTCGCGAAGGCGAGAAGACTTATCAGATCGAGTACGGTTTCCGGCGAGTCAGGATGCCGGGGAAGAAACCCTGGCTTTACCTGATCGTGGTCAAAGGCTTTGGCCGGAAGCCCATGATGCTGCTGACCACCGAAGAGGTGACGAAGAGCCGCAAGTCGATATGGTTCATCGTTGAGGGCTATATTTCACGCTGGCTCGTAGAAGACGCCCTCCGCTTTATCAAGCAGAGCTACAAGCTCGAAGACGTCCGCGTCCTCTCGTACCAGCGCCTCCAGAACATGATGGCGCTCGTGCTTGCCGCGATCTACTTCTCGGCGGTCTGGCTGGGCAGCTCGGTAAAACGGGCCGTTCTCTCGGCCTATGCCATCAAGGCCTCAAAACGCTTCTTCGGTATCGCAGAGTTCCACTATTACGCGCTCGCCGATGGCATCGCCGCTCTTCTCTCCCGCATCGGCGCATCGCGCAGCCCGCATCCCCGTTCGCCTCCTGTCTCAAGCTTCCCGCAAACGTGGTTTCCGGGGTTCGGCTGAAAACTGGGGTAAGTCCAAAAGGGGGGGGATCAATTGCAGCAGTTCTCATTATGGCCGCATTCCGACCGCGGACGGCGTGGCAGCCGTCCCTCCCGAGTCGATATCCGACACATTTTCGGGCACTGGGAGGGTCGGGTGCCACCCCGACCGAAAAGGGTGAAGCCATAATGAGAATCGCTGGGATCAATTGACAGCCGGGTCGCGGCCGGATAATGTGCGGGTTTTGGTCGCTGGGGGCGTCCCGACGGTCGGGACTGAGATCCCCGGAGTCTTCCGGGGAGACCCTTCGAACCTGTACGGGTTATGCCGGCGGAGGGAAGCGACGTCCGGGCTCACGGCCCGTACGCGCGCCAGGCTCCCTCCCGGTTCAAAATCCCGACAAGCGGCCGGGGAGTGAGCATGAGCGCAACACCAGGTGTCGGCGATTACGGTCCCTATTTCCCGGGCTCCCGTAAGATCTACCGGGAGGGTGCACGGCGGGACCTGCGTGTGCCGTTCCGGCGTATTGAACTCGGTCACATGCGCGGGCAGGACGGTACGATCCGCCGCCACCCGCCGGTGGAGGTCTACGATACGAGCGGACCGCACTGCGATCCGGCCGTCGAGGTGGACCCGCGCGAAGGACTCCCGGAACTGCGGGCGGACTGGATTCGTGAGCGCGAGGCCGGGGGAGCGGTCACGCAGCGTGAGTGGGCCTTGCGCGGAGTGATTACCCCGGAAATGGAATTTGCCGCGATCCGCGAAAACGAGGCCGGGGAGGGCGCCGCCGAAGGGCGGGAAGTTCAGCATCCGGGCGAGGATTTCGGCGCCGGGATCCCGGCCCGCGTGAGCGCGGAATTCGTGCGCCGGGAAATCGCCGCCGGACGCGCCGTGCTCCCCGCCAGCCGGAGGCATCCCGAGTCGGAGCCGATGGTCATCGGACGCGCGTTCCGCACCAAGATCAACGCCAACCTCGGCAACTCCGCGGGCCGGTCTTCGCTCGAGGAGGAGGTCGAGAAAATGCGCTGGTCGACCCTCTGGGGCGCCGACACGGTCATGGACCTCTCCACGGGCGAGGCCATACCGGATACCCGCGAGGCGATCCTGCGCAACAGCCCCGTGCCCGTCGGCACCGTCCCGATCTATGAGGCGCTGCGG
It contains:
- the tnpC gene encoding IS66 family transposase — translated: MTRQEAEAIYDAGKETVVRVLLMMDARIRALEERVQSLENQLAKNSRNSSKPPSSDGFKKPAPKSLRKKGKRKSGGQPGHTGHTLAMADKPEHTEVHRVKECEHCGRSLADQSVEGIEKRQVHDLPPLRLIVTEHQAETKTCACGHLNKAAFPEGVNAPVQYGEGIKAAAVYLKNYQFLPYDRTCELLNDFFGCPMSEGTLCNIIAQSHTLAADPVEKIKELIEQAAVAHFDETGSRVDGKLWWLHSASTAQATYYDIHRKRGREAIDEIGILPDFLGRAVHDFWKPYFGYDCLHGLCNAHHLRELIFAHEQHQQDWADHMIDCLLDIKEAVDLAKQSTDHLDRRQLHTFEARYQQVLDEGYAQNPLPPLPRNAKKRRGRRKKTKARNLLERLDEHRDEALAFMYDFNVPFDNNQAERDLRMMKVQQKISGMFRTEDGAQAFCRIRSYISTARKNAVGAMDALTRLFSGNPFVPALNTS
- a CDS encoding transposase, yielding MGIFYPHFSKPKQRFIEQMIFGLLAGKDVKLSTLSRKLDEPVQLKKTEARLSRHLNAPGMDQAINKEIASSASRKIHKDTLIILDPSDIRKNYAEAMPFLGRVRDGSTGQIVNGYWSCLAVACEVGKRRMLPLHHRLWSAEAPDFISENHQLREIINMISRAVSRRGIYVIDRGGDRCKIYNHLLRNHWRFIIRLTGSRHLRYRGKNSRALDLAESCPMLYRDQLVKETREGEKTYQIEYGFRRVRMPGKKPWLYLIVVKGFGRKPMMLLTTEEVTKSRKSIWFIVEGYISRWLVEDALRFIKQSYKLEDVRVLSYQRLQNMMALVLAAIYFSAVWLGSSVKRAVLSAYAIKASKRFFGIAEFHYYALADGIAALLSRIGASRSPHPRSPPVSSFPQTWFPGFG